Proteins from a genomic interval of Corythoichthys intestinalis isolate RoL2023-P3 chromosome 3, ASM3026506v1, whole genome shotgun sequence:
- the ghra gene encoding growth hormone receptor a — MTLRANIMAAASSPSSSLLLLLLTSSSPWLPSLTLAYVSDWHHMTPSAPVEPHFTECISRDQVTFSCWWSPGSFHNLTDPGMLKVYYQKRDIDSPTKTEWKECPEYFHSRRECFFDRNHTVIWTPYCLQLRSRDNITYFNTDYCFTVENIVRPDPPVSLNWTCLNVSPSGLNYDVMVMWEPPPSADVSVGWMNVVYEVQYRERNSSNWETLEVQLEPQTQQTIYGLHLDKEYEVHIRCSMKAFSKFGEFSESIFIQVSEIPTKDSFSLLTLVIVLAIVAAAILIMWIVVSQQHRLMVILLPPVPVPKIKGVDPELLKKGKLDELNFILSSGDLVSGPMYSPDFYQDEPWVEFIEVDVKDSDAGEKEDIQASDTERLLGGSQPARHRVGCSNVPSFPDRECAYDLNGPAEDGTTLNCMLPGQPDDRLASLCVDSERGERLPVPSQTSGPQTWVNTDFYAQVSNVMPFGGVVLSPGQQLRTQEGAPASNEDVKEANKKSQEKNKQKEPQFQLPVLEPDTVSRTQQMIPPLYCSIPAESYQSAEPQPAAEASRSPYDSPDSPQAQHFSPVADYTVVQELDSQRGVLLDPPSLQSASSCLSQHPLKSVHALPTGYVTPDLQGVLLP; from the exons CTCCTGTTGAACCTCACTTCACTGAGTGTATCTCCCGGGACCAGGTAACATTCAGCTGCTGGTGGAGTCCCGGTAGCTTCCATAACTTGACGGATCCCGGAATGCTGAAGGTCTACTACCAGAAGCGAGATATAGA CTCTCCCACCAAGACTGAATGGAAAGAGTGTCCAGAGTATTTCCACTCGAGGAGGGAGTGCTTCTTTGACAGAAACCACACAGTCATCTGGACCCCCTACTGCTTGCAACTGCGCAGTCGAGACAACATCACCTATTTCAACACGGACTACTGTTTCACAGTGGAAAATATTG TACGTCCTGACCCTCCAGTGTCTCTCAATTGGACCTGCCTAAATGTGAGTCCCTCCGGGCTCAATTACGACGTCATGGTGATGTGGGAGCCGCCCCCCTCCGCAGACGTGTCAGTGGGCTGGATGAACGTTGTCTATGAGGTCCAATACAGAGAGAGGAACAGCTCCAACTGGGAGACA CTGGAGGTTCAGCTGGAGCCCCAAACCCAACAGACAATCTATGGTCTCCATTTAGATAAAGAATATGAGGTGCACATTCGCTGCAGTATGAAAGCCTTCTCTAAGTTTGGAGAGTTCAGTGAATCCATCTTCATTCAAGTGTCAGAGATTCCCACTAAAG ATTCTTTTTCCCTGCTCACGCTGGTTATTGTTTTGGCAATTGTGGCTGCAGCCATTCTCATCATGTGGATTGTTGTTTCACAGCAGCACAG ATTAATGGTGATTCTGTTGCCACCAGTTCCGGTGCCAAAAATTAAAGGTGTGGATCCAGAGCTGCTAAAG AAAGGAAAACTTGATGAGCTGAACTTCATCCTTAGCAGTGGAGATTTGGTTAGTGGCCCCATGTATTCACCAGATTTTTACCAAGATGAGCCATGGGTGGAATTTATCGAGGTGGATGTGAAGGATTCGGACGCTGGGGAAAAAGAGGACATCCAGGCATCAGACACCGAGAGGCTCCTGGGGGGCTCTCAGCCTGCCAGGCACCGAGTGGGGTGCTCTAACGTCCCCAG CTTTCCTGACCGCGAATGCGCTTATGACCTGAACGGTCCAGCCGAAGATGGGACCACACTAAATTGCATGCTACCGGGCCAACCTGATGACAGATTAGCTTCCCTCTGCGTTGATTCGGAGCGTGGCGAGAGGCTCCCAGTGCCCTCTCAAACCAGCGGCCCTCAAACTTGGGTCAACACGGATTTCTATGCTCAGGTCAGCAATGTCATGCCCTTCGGAGGTGTGGTGCTGTCCCCCGGCCAGCAGCTTAGGACCCAAGAGGGAGCCCCCGCTTCAAACGAAGACGTAAAGGAGgccaacaaaaaaagtcaagagaaGAATAAGCAGAAAGAACCTCAGTTCCAGCTTCCGGTGTTGGAACCGGACACAGTCAGCCGCACCCAGCAGATGATCCCCCCACTTTACTGTTCCATCCCCGCCGAGAGCTATCAGTCCGCCGAGCCCCAGCCGGCAGCTGAGGCCAGCCGGTCACCGTACGATTCCCCCGACTCTCCCCAGGCACAACATTTTAGCCCCGTGGCGGACTACACTGTGGTACAGGAGCTTGACAGTCAGCGCGGTGTTCTGCTTGACCCACCATCCCTCCAGTCTGCATCATCGTGCCTGTCACAGCACCCCCTCAAATCTGTCCACGCATTACCCACTGGGTACGTTACCCCTGACCTGCAGGGGGTGCTTTTGCCTTAA
- the selenop gene encoding selenoprotein Pa: MWASLRLLLALCLLQGGRAESEGSGGPRCQPPPDWRIGLEEPMRAAMGRVTVVALLQASULFCLVQASRMDSLRLQMESLGLKEVTYMVINHQGTQAQQLHPMLETRVSKNIALYKQEEHQPDVWQLLNGVKDDFFIYDRCGRLTHQISLPYSIIGQGHIKRAIKETYCKRLCGACTYESAEIPPECQVNTEESPDAIPAADEEPGHHAQQHQHHHHHHQHAHHGHDTSAGHHQGNYPVQHLSQHSVGQHAHEGHLQAMPQEAQGAPVMQQP; the protein is encoded by the exons ATGTGGGCAAGCCTCAGGCTGCTCCTCGCTCTCTGCCTGCTCCAGGGGGGCAGAGCAGAGAGCGAGGGGAGCGGAGGCCCGCGCTGTCAGCCGCCACCTGACTGGAGGATCGGTTTGGAGGAGCCCATGAGGGCAGCAATGGGCCGGGTGACGGTAGTGGCCCTTTTACAGGCCAGCTGACTGTTCTGCTTGGTGCAGGCATCCAG AATGGATAGCCTGCGCCTGCAGATGGAGAGTCTGGGCTTGAAGGAGGTGACGTACATGGTCATCAACCATCAGGGGACGCAAGCACAACAGCTTCATCCCATGCTAGAGACCAGAGTGTCAAAGAACATTGCACTCTATAAACAGGAAGAGCACCAGCCGGACGTGTGGCAGCTTCTGAACGGAGTCAAGGATGACTTTTTCAtctatgacag ATGTGGACGCCTTACACACCAGATTTCACTGCCATATTCCATCATTGGCCAGGGCCACATCAAGAGGGCCATCAAGGAAACGTACTGCAAGCGCTTATGTGGTgcctgcacatatgag AGTGCTGAAATCCCACCAGAGTGTCAAGTTAATACAGAAGAGAGTCCTGATGCAATTCCGGCAGCAGACGAAGAACCTGGGCATCATGCGCAACAACATCAGCATCACCACCACCATCATCAGCATGCGCACCACGGGCACGACACAAGTGCGGGTCATCATCAAGGAAACTACCCGGTGCAACACCTAAGTCAGCACAGTGTAGGGCAACATGCTCATGAGGGTCACTTGCAGGCAATGCCTCAGGAGGCACAGGGAGCACCAGTGATGCAGCAGCCGTGA